In Methylobacterium aquaticum, the following are encoded in one genomic region:
- a CDS encoding DUF6352 family protein, with translation MPEFWVSSGHHLTRRDEGGGLVVTDELVLAYLARPELVPPEEACEAERALHAALLADPRRPVGPSEIAAITDADARENWEVILAFRDRLLAARSVEAAYLDLVRRGASGTPPLFLNQLVHLALRNALDGCDDPHTLRAAELFFRPQRASVTDGSLLLADAELIDEAEGARGQSPLVAMFGREPVSELDVLTAENAWTYWSRSDAFSMALNLGSDPKSREGLARAIEAFVRHLLAVEVAVVPIPAIEDKDWRWFVGLDAEGTRIGNALWRGEPVDAATAERVIALFRLTILDATRADPRVGDRPVYLLLAMAPDRTVTMKPQNLIAGLPVVVTGEA, from the coding sequence ATGCCTGAATTCTGGGTCTCGAGCGGCCATCACCTCACCCGGCGCGATGAGGGCGGGGGGCTCGTCGTCACCGACGAGTTGGTGCTCGCCTATCTCGCGCGCCCCGAACTGGTCCCGCCGGAGGAAGCCTGCGAGGCCGAGCGGGCCTTGCATGCGGCGCTGCTCGCCGATCCCCGCCGTCCGGTCGGGCCTTCCGAGATCGCGGCGATCACCGATGCGGATGCGCGGGAGAACTGGGAGGTGATCCTCGCCTTCCGCGACCGCCTGCTCGCCGCCCGCTCCGTCGAGGCGGCCTATCTCGACCTCGTGCGGCGGGGCGCCTCGGGCACGCCGCCGCTGTTTCTCAACCAGCTCGTCCACCTCGCCTTGCGCAACGCCCTCGACGGCTGCGACGACCCCCATACGTTGCGCGCCGCCGAGCTGTTCTTCCGCCCGCAGCGGGCCTCCGTCACCGACGGCTCGCTGCTCCTGGCCGATGCCGAGCTGATCGACGAGGCCGAGGGCGCCCGCGGGCAATCGCCCCTCGTGGCGATGTTCGGGCGCGAGCCGGTCTCCGAGCTCGACGTGCTGACGGCGGAGAATGCCTGGACCTACTGGAGCCGGTCCGACGCCTTCAGCATGGCGCTGAACCTCGGCTCCGACCCGAAGAGCCGCGAGGGGCTGGCGCGGGCGATCGAAGCCTTCGTGCGCCACCTGCTGGCAGTCGAGGTCGCGGTCGTGCCGATCCCCGCGATCGAGGACAAGGACTGGCGCTGGTTCGTCGGCCTCGACGCCGAGGGCACGCGGATCGGCAACGCGCTGTGGCGCGGCGAGCCCGTCGACGCGGCGACGGCCGAGCGGGTGATCGCCCTGTTCCGCCTGACGATCCTCGATGCCACGCGGGCCGACCCGCGGGTCGGCGACCGACCGGTCTACCTGCTGCTCGCCATGGCGCCGGACCGGACGGTGACGATGAAGCCGCAGAACCTGATCGCCGGCCTGCCGGTTGTCGTGACGGGAGAGGCCTGA